Proteins encoded together in one Bosea sp. (in: a-proteobacteria) window:
- a CDS encoding DUF2171 domain-containing protein, with amino-acid sequence MMFVEQVREGLEIVGSDGVHVGTVDGLSGTLLRLKKSDPSSGGTHHYLDIGLVAAIEGDTIKLLVPAAEAKQRWSKESA; translated from the coding sequence ATGATGTTCGTCGAACAGGTTCGGGAAGGTTTGGAGATCGTGGGCTCGGATGGCGTGCATGTCGGCACGGTCGACGGGCTGTCCGGGACGCTTCTCAGGCTGAAGAAGTCCGATCCGTCTTCCGGCGGCACGCATCATTACCTCGATATCGGGCTGGTTGCCGCGATCGAAGGCGACACGATCAAGCTGCTCGTCCCGGCTGCGGAAGCAAAGCAGCGCTGGTCGAAGGAAAGCGCCTGA
- a CDS encoding DUF72 domain-containing protein produces the protein MSTSGKNIRIGLSGWTYPPWRGHFYPKGLVQKRELAFAAGQFPALEVNGTFYGLQKPESFARWAEAVPSDFVFAIKGSRYITHVLRLRQVETPLCNFLASGLLRLGPKLGPLLWQFPPSFRFDAALMQDFLALLPKDTREAAALASRHDAHLDGRAWVETDALRPLRHAVEIRHDSFRDPAFIDLLRRYGVALVCADTADWPRLMDLTADFVYCRLHGAEELYRSRYDEASLERWAARIRAWHAGRPMRDGDFAGDPDRAADHPRDIFLFFDNTDKRHAPQDAAVLMRMLGVVWQRNAKSLAA, from the coding sequence ATGAGCACGTCGGGGAAAAACATCCGCATCGGGCTGTCGGGCTGGACCTATCCGCCCTGGCGCGGGCATTTCTATCCGAAGGGGCTGGTGCAGAAGCGCGAGCTTGCTTTCGCGGCCGGGCAATTTCCGGCGCTCGAGGTCAACGGCACCTTCTATGGCTTGCAGAAGCCGGAGAGCTTCGCGCGTTGGGCCGAGGCCGTGCCGTCGGATTTCGTCTTCGCGATCAAGGGCTCGCGCTACATCACCCATGTGCTGCGCCTCAGGCAGGTCGAGACGCCGCTGTGCAATTTCCTGGCGTCCGGCCTTCTGCGTCTTGGCCCCAAGCTCGGCCCGCTGCTCTGGCAATTCCCGCCGAGCTTCCGCTTCGATGCCGCACTCATGCAGGATTTCCTCGCATTGCTTCCGAAGGACACGCGCGAAGCGGCCGCGCTCGCCAGCCGGCATGACGCGCATCTCGACGGCAGGGCCTGGGTCGAGACCGATGCCCTGCGCCCGCTCCGGCATGCGGTCGAGATCAGGCACGACAGCTTTCGCGATCCCGCCTTCATCGATCTCCTGCGCCGATACGGCGTTGCGCTCGTCTGTGCCGATACGGCGGACTGGCCGAGGCTGATGGATCTGACCGCGGACTTCGTCTATTGCCGGCTGCACGGGGCCGAGGAACTCTACCGCTCGCGCTATGACGAGGCCTCGCTGGAGCGCTGGGCCGCGCGGATCAGGGCCTGGCATGCGGGGCGGCCGATGCGCGACGGCGATTTCGCGGGCGATCCGGACAGGGCCGCGGATCATCCGCGCGACATCTTCCTGTTCTTCGACAATACCGACAAGCGCCATGCGCCGCAGGATGCTGCAGTCCTGATGCGTATGCTCGGGGTCGTCTGGCAGCGGAACGCGAAGAGCCTCGCGGCATGA